From Theileria annulata chromosome 1, complete sequence, *** SEQUENCING IN PROGRESS ***, one genomic window encodes:
- a CDS encoding uncharacterized protein (Conserved amino acids present but the matches are not throughout the length of the matching proteins) — translation MKFVVVAVPGVISPDSNGDEILRAIGGKEGLRSVLNGEKSEQLILRFGIDSTSSFVPANTYEDNIPCKLVAKAKLWKSGKCTIDLLGPVVDYFSFSHPSDFLHLSLQPVVAGELVGEKLVSNVPNIPPPIFTKIDMIDQLFNKSLSSGSTSSTSQKVKKYSSGSIFSSVARFEDVNVPLTPLNLALPSPDPTLMSYLENLFNKRKLWLRSALDEFLPTGYSNWKKRTSFSRICYIFSDGPWRGCMCKLGYDPRKDRNSRFYQTIDFRDPHYRTISWKTGRRSLSNSENLGQELNIDKEKTYGELSNEVITPNPEVHFLIPSNRPSQLYQLCDICDAGIQNIVNSTDFSAGILNNECSKATGKQLEAKIYLKAGILRPLSRK, via the exons atgaaatttgtTGTTGTGGCCGTTCCAGGAGTAATTTCTCCCGA TTCAAACGGAGATGAGATTCTAAGAGCAATCGGAGGAAAAGAAGGTCTACGCTCGGTTTTAAATGGAGAAAAATCAG AACAACTTATATTAAGGTTTGGAATTGACTCAACAAGTAGCTTCGTACCAGCCAACACATATGAAGATAATATACCCTGTAAATTAGTCGCAAAAGCAAAACTCTGGAAGTCCGGAAAATGTACTATAGATTTGTTGGGACCGGTTGTAGATTACTTTTCATTTTCACACCCTTCGGACTTCCTTCACCTAAGTCTACAACCTGTAGTAGCTGGAGAACTGGTTGGAGAAAAACTAGTTTCGAATGTTCCAAATATCCCTCCACCAATTTTCACCAAAATCGATATGATAGACCAATTGTTTAATAAGAGTTTGTCAAGTGGGTCTACATCTTCCACGAGCCAGAAAGTGAAAAAATACTCTTCTGGCTCAATATTCAGTTCAGTAGCTCGTTTTGAAGATGTAAATGTACCACTAACTCCACTAAATCTTGCTCTACCATCTCCAG ACCCAACGTTGATGAGTTATTTGGAAAACTTGtttaataaaagaaaattatgGTTGAGAAGTGCGTTGGACGAGTTTTTACCCACAGGATACTCCAACTGGAAGAAGAGAACATCATTTTCAAGAATCTGTTATATATTCTCAG ATGGTCCATGGAGAGGATGTATGTGTAAACTAGGATATGATCCCAGAAAGGATAGAAACTCTAGATTCTATCAA aCCATTGATTTTAGAGATCCACACTATAGAACAATTTCATGGAAGACAGGAAGACGCTCACTGTCAAACTCAGAAAATCTTGGTCAAGAACTTAATATAGATAAGGAGAAGACCTATGGAGAACTTTCCAATGAAGTTATAACTCCAAATCCCGAAGTACATTTCTTGATCCCGTCTAACAGACCTTCACAATTGTACCAATTATGTGATATATGCGACGCCGGGATCCAGAATATAGTAAACTCAACGGATTTTTCGGCTGGAATTTTAAACAACGAATGCTCAAAAGCTACAGGTAAGCAACTAGAGgc